From Ramlibacter tataouinensis, the proteins below share one genomic window:
- a CDS encoding FAD-dependent oxidoreductase, translating to MRRRALLAAGALGLAGCQAEREIAGGFNGPSAERGHLLREARALAAPALTRRCEVLVAGGGIAGLAAARALRQAGVEDFALLELEDSAGGNSRGGRVGGLACPLGAHYLPVPGDDAPEVRAFLEEIGLAQRVAGRWTYDERHLCHSPQERLYFNGHWQEGLLPLQGVGADTLAQYRRFAQRVGEARARDRFLLPLRGPVPPSHRALDALSFAAWLDRAGLGDPQLRWYLDYCCRDDYGAGSATVSAWAGLHYFASRHGFAAPGEGGERDAVLTWPEGNGWLAQQLAQALGERLQAGRVVTRIAPLKHGVQVDAWNAATRQVERWQAARCIVALPLHVSARVLDPAPAALSEAARQLRHAPWVVVNLHIDQPLRDRPGAPPSWDNVLYGAPGLGYVDAGHQGLGVTPRPTVLTWYRALGDEPRARARLLAQPWTAWREAALDELSAAHPDLRDRTLRVEVARYGHAMAIPVPGTRTSAALAALRGTQADPWRRLQFAHSDLSGYSVFEEAFTLGHHAGRRAAR from the coding sequence ATGCGCCGCCGCGCGCTGCTGGCCGCCGGCGCCCTGGGGCTGGCCGGCTGCCAGGCCGAGCGCGAGATCGCCGGCGGCTTCAATGGGCCGAGCGCGGAGCGCGGCCACCTGCTGCGCGAAGCCCGCGCCCTCGCTGCGCCGGCCCTCACGCGCCGCTGCGAGGTGCTGGTCGCCGGCGGCGGTATCGCCGGCCTGGCGGCGGCGCGCGCGCTGCGGCAGGCCGGCGTCGAGGACTTCGCCCTGCTCGAACTGGAAGACAGCGCCGGCGGCAACAGCCGTGGCGGCCGCGTCGGCGGGCTGGCCTGCCCGCTGGGCGCGCACTACCTGCCGGTGCCGGGCGACGACGCCCCCGAGGTGCGCGCCTTCCTCGAGGAGATCGGCCTGGCGCAGCGCGTCGCCGGGCGCTGGACCTACGACGAGCGGCACCTGTGCCACAGCCCGCAGGAGCGCCTGTATTTCAACGGCCACTGGCAGGAAGGCCTGCTGCCGCTGCAGGGGGTGGGGGCGGACACGCTGGCGCAATACCGCCGGTTCGCGCAACGGGTCGGCGAGGCACGCGCGCGCGATCGCTTCCTGTTGCCGCTGCGCGGTCCCGTCCCGCCCAGCCACCGCGCGCTCGACGCCCTCAGCTTCGCCGCCTGGCTGGATCGCGCGGGCCTGGGCGATCCGCAACTGCGCTGGTACCTGGACTACTGCTGCCGCGACGACTACGGCGCGGGCAGCGCCACGGTGTCGGCCTGGGCCGGCCTGCACTATTTCGCCAGCCGGCACGGCTTCGCGGCACCCGGCGAAGGGGGCGAGCGCGATGCCGTGCTCACCTGGCCAGAAGGCAACGGCTGGCTGGCGCAGCAGCTGGCGCAAGCGCTGGGCGAACGGCTACAGGCCGGCCGGGTGGTCACCCGCATCGCGCCGCTCAAGCACGGGGTGCAGGTCGATGCCTGGAACGCGGCCACCCGGCAGGTCGAACGCTGGCAGGCCGCCCGCTGCATCGTGGCCCTGCCGCTGCACGTCTCGGCGCGCGTGCTGGACCCGGCGCCCGCGGCACTGTCCGAAGCCGCGCGGCAGCTGCGGCACGCGCCCTGGGTGGTGGTGAACCTCCACATCGACCAGCCCTTGCGCGACCGTCCCGGCGCGCCGCCGTCCTGGGACAACGTGCTGTACGGCGCGCCCGGCCTGGGCTATGTCGACGCGGGCCACCAGGGCCTGGGCGTGACCCCGCGGCCCACGGTGCTCACCTGGTACCGGGCGCTGGGCGACGAGCCGCGCGCGCGGGCGCGCCTGCTCGCGCAGCCCTGGACCGCCTGGCGCGAGGCCGCGCTGGACGAGCTGTCGGCCGCGCATCCCGATCTGCGAGACAGGACCCTGCGGGTCGAGGTGGCGCGCTACGGCCATGCGATGGCGATCCCGGTGCCCGGCACCCGCACCAGCGCGGCGTTGGCTGCGCTCAGGGGCACCCAGGCCGACCCGTGGCGCCGGCTGCAGTTCGCGCACAGCGACCTGT
- a CDS encoding polyamine aminopropyltransferase, whose protein sequence is MSAVPEARPARAASSPRPVEVALLTSVFVVAACGLVYELAAGALASYVLGDSVTQFSTVIGTYLFAMGVGSWLSRFFERQLPAHFLRIELLVALAGGFLPALLFIANAWQPAGFRPLLYGLVLAVGVLVGVEIPLVMRILKRNVALKELVSQVLTFDYLGALAVSIAFPLLLVPQLGLVRTGLLFGLMNAAVALWTLWLFRHELRRFAAHALACVLALAALLAGFASAHQITTLAEDRFYQDPVVFAASSPYQRIVVTHGRAGHRLFLNGNLQFAERDEYRYHEALVHPVMSGHGAARRVAILGGGDGMAVREVLRYPQVESITLVELDPNMTHLFATHQTLARLNGGALASPKLRIVNADAFQWLQDGSEMFDVIIVDFPDPTNFSIGKLYTNSFYALLDKRLAASGYAVIQTTSPLVARQSFWTVAQTLESVGLRTAPYHAHVPSFGEWGFVIAGRRPWRMPAQLPAGLRFLSLDGLPPLFDFPRDMARVPAQVNRLSNQVLVTTYEHEWGKVLP, encoded by the coding sequence GTGAGCGCAGTACCCGAGGCGCGGCCGGCGCGGGCCGCGTCCTCGCCTCGTCCCGTCGAAGTCGCGCTGCTGACCTCGGTGTTCGTCGTCGCCGCCTGCGGGCTGGTGTACGAACTGGCCGCCGGCGCCCTGGCCTCCTATGTGCTCGGTGACTCGGTGACGCAGTTCTCCACCGTGATCGGCACCTACCTGTTCGCCATGGGCGTGGGGTCCTGGCTGTCGCGCTTCTTCGAGCGCCAGCTGCCGGCGCACTTCCTGCGCATCGAATTGCTGGTGGCGCTGGCCGGCGGCTTCCTGCCGGCGCTGCTGTTCATCGCCAATGCCTGGCAGCCGGCGGGCTTCCGGCCGCTGCTCTATGGCCTGGTGCTGGCGGTGGGCGTGCTGGTCGGCGTCGAGATCCCGCTGGTAATGCGCATCCTCAAGCGCAACGTCGCACTGAAGGAGCTGGTGTCGCAGGTCCTGACCTTCGACTACCTGGGCGCGCTGGCGGTATCGATCGCGTTTCCGCTGCTGCTGGTGCCGCAGCTGGGACTGGTGCGCACCGGCCTGCTGTTCGGCCTGATGAACGCCGCCGTCGCGCTGTGGACGCTGTGGCTGTTCCGCCATGAGCTGCGGCGCTTCGCCGCCCATGCCCTCGCCTGCGTGCTGGCGCTGGCCGCGCTGCTGGCCGGCTTCGCCTCGGCGCACCAGATCACCACGCTGGCGGAGGACCGGTTCTACCAGGACCCGGTAGTGTTCGCCGCCAGCTCGCCCTACCAGCGCATCGTCGTCACCCACGGGCGGGCCGGGCACCGCCTGTTCCTCAACGGCAACCTGCAGTTCGCCGAGCGCGACGAATACCGCTACCACGAAGCACTGGTGCATCCGGTGATGAGTGGGCACGGCGCCGCGCGCAGGGTCGCCATCCTCGGCGGCGGCGACGGCATGGCGGTGCGCGAGGTGCTGCGCTATCCGCAGGTCGAAAGCATCACGCTGGTGGAGCTCGACCCGAACATGACGCACCTGTTCGCCACCCACCAGACACTGGCGCGCCTGAACGGTGGCGCGCTGGCCTCGCCCAAGCTGCGCATCGTCAACGCCGACGCCTTCCAGTGGCTGCAGGACGGCAGCGAGATGTTCGACGTGATCATCGTCGACTTCCCGGACCCGACCAATTTCTCCATCGGCAAGCTCTACACCAACTCCTTCTATGCGCTGCTCGACAAGCGCCTGGCGGCCAGCGGCTATGCCGTGATCCAGACCACCTCGCCGCTGGTGGCGCGCCAGAGTTTCTGGACGGTGGCGCAGACGCTGGAGTCGGTGGGCCTGCGCACCGCGCCCTACCACGCGCATGTGCCCAGCTTCGGCGAGTGGGGCTTCGTGATCGCCGGCCGCCGGCCCTGGCGCATGCCGGCGCAGTTGCCGGCGGGCCTGAGGTTCCTGAGCCTGGACGGCCTGCCGCCGCTGTTCGACTTCCCGCGCGACATGGCGCGCGTGCCGGCGCAGGTGAACCGGCTGTCCAACCAGGTGCTGGTCACGACCTACGAGCACGAGTGGGGCAAGGTGCTGCCATGA
- a CDS encoding DUF350 domain-containing protein, producing MGIEWLKPGAFFGSILYAVIGVAIFWLSFVIIDKVTPYNLWEEIVEKQNLALGIVIGAMSLGICIIVAAAVHG from the coding sequence ATGGGCATCGAATGGCTGAAACCGGGCGCGTTCTTCGGCTCCATCCTGTACGCTGTGATCGGCGTGGCCATCTTCTGGCTGAGTTTCGTGATCATCGACAAGGTCACGCCGTACAACCTCTGGGAAGAGATCGTGGAAAAGCAGAACCTGGCCCTGGGCATCGTCATCGGCGCGATGTCGCTGGGCATCTGCATCATCGTCGCCGCTGCCGTTCACGGATAG
- a CDS encoding DUF4178 domain-containing protein translates to MASEPTQRSYRAPCPGCGAPVEFRSAQSAFAVCSFCRSTVARSGEALSRIGRMSEVFEDYSPLQLMAAGRREGRAFTLVGRLQYKGETGTWTEWIALFDDGANAVLAEDNGAYVFSLPLDPGRELPPAEHLRVGASTPIAGRSYEVASNLSVSLIAAQGELPKLPPLGAPFRMVELRGEGDVVSIDYGAQPPSVARGRAVALDELQMTGLRDEAAKEEKGRQFACPNCGAPVELTLATTKSVTCRACNSLIDVSQGLGGALRHALQDEPVQPLIPLGSTGQLQGVHWQVVGYQHRMGHEAGDEDESFGWEEYLLYNRKRGFSFLVDAEDGWSLVKPTTGAPRYTAGSNSVSYLGTSYELQYSYEAETGYVAGEFYWPVERGQKSFNSDFAKGASLLSMERTPNEVTWSSGSRIDSDAVAAAFKIEDKKALLKRGDARPTTGKGAGGGMGCMSLILLLMIVLLLLAVVKACVDDRDAGGSGYTSGTSRSSGGSWGGSSGGGSHK, encoded by the coding sequence TTGGCCAGCGAACCCACCCAACGCAGCTACCGGGCGCCCTGCCCGGGTTGCGGCGCGCCTGTCGAATTCCGCAGCGCCCAGTCGGCGTTCGCCGTCTGCAGTTTCTGTCGCAGCACGGTGGCGCGCAGCGGCGAGGCGCTCTCGCGCATCGGGCGCATGTCCGAGGTGTTCGAGGACTACAGCCCCTTGCAGCTGATGGCCGCGGGCCGGCGCGAGGGCCGCGCCTTCACCCTGGTGGGGCGCCTGCAGTACAAGGGCGAGACCGGCACCTGGACCGAATGGATCGCTCTGTTCGATGACGGCGCCAACGCGGTGCTCGCCGAAGACAACGGCGCCTACGTGTTCTCGCTGCCGTTGGACCCGGGCCGCGAGCTGCCGCCCGCCGAGCACCTGCGGGTGGGCGCCAGCACGCCGATCGCCGGACGCAGCTACGAGGTGGCCTCCAACCTCAGCGTTTCCCTGATCGCCGCCCAGGGCGAACTGCCGAAACTGCCGCCGCTCGGCGCGCCGTTCCGGATGGTCGAGCTGCGCGGCGAGGGCGACGTCGTCAGCATCGACTACGGTGCGCAGCCGCCATCGGTCGCGCGCGGCCGCGCGGTGGCGCTGGACGAGCTGCAGATGACCGGCTTGCGGGACGAGGCCGCCAAGGAAGAGAAAGGCCGCCAGTTCGCCTGCCCGAATTGCGGCGCGCCGGTGGAGCTCACGCTAGCCACCACCAAGTCGGTCACCTGCCGTGCCTGCAACAGCCTGATCGATGTGTCGCAGGGCCTGGGCGGCGCGCTGCGCCACGCGCTGCAGGACGAGCCGGTGCAGCCGCTGATCCCGCTGGGCAGCACCGGCCAGCTGCAGGGCGTGCATTGGCAGGTGGTCGGCTACCAGCACCGTATGGGCCACGAGGCGGGGGACGAGGACGAGTCCTTCGGTTGGGAAGAGTATCTGCTCTACAACCGCAAGCGCGGCTTCAGCTTCCTGGTCGATGCCGAGGACGGCTGGAGCCTGGTCAAGCCGACGACCGGCGCGCCCCGGTACACGGCGGGCAGCAACTCGGTGAGCTACCTGGGCACCAGCTACGAGCTGCAATACAGCTACGAGGCCGAGACCGGCTATGTCGCCGGCGAGTTCTACTGGCCGGTCGAGCGCGGGCAGAAAAGCTTCAACAGCGACTTCGCCAAGGGCGCCAGCCTGCTGTCGATGGAGCGCACGCCGAACGAGGTGACCTGGTCCAGCGGCAGCCGCATCGACAGCGATGCGGTGGCCGCGGCTTTCAAGATCGAGGACAAGAAGGCGCTGCTCAAGCGTGGCGACGCCCGCCCCACGACGGGCAAGGGTGCCGGCGGCGGCATGGGCTGCATGTCCCTCATCCTGCTGCTGATGATCGTGCTGCTGTTGCTGGCGGTGGTCAAGGCCTGCGTCGACGACCGCGACGCAGGCGGGAGCGGCTACACCAGCGGCACCAGCCGCAGCAGCGGCGGCTCCTGGGGCGGTTCCTCGGGCGGCGGCAGTCACAAGTAG
- a CDS encoding SPFH domain-containing protein: MALMDFIKKQFIDIIQWTEAGDGVLAWRFPMQDMEIQYGASLTVRESQMAVFVNEGKVADVFGPGMYKLTTQTIPVLTYLRNWDKLFESPFKSDVYFFSTRQQIDQRWGTPQPITIRDKDFGAVRLRAFGNYSYTIADPAQFYQKISGTREAYTVADLDGQLRGLILQHISDAIAQSGLPFLDLAANQIEFARALATELEPAFAAIGLKLEGMTVQNLSLPEELQKILDQRIGMGMVGQDMNKFVQYQTGQAIPEMAKGAAAGGGGVAGDAMGLGAGLAMGQVLAQNLQKGLQGGAVPPDAAAAAVKPEDVMATLEKLGELKAKGILTQEEFDAKKTELLKKLV; the protein is encoded by the coding sequence ATGGCACTGATGGATTTCATCAAGAAGCAGTTCATTGACATCATCCAGTGGACCGAAGCGGGCGACGGCGTGCTCGCCTGGCGCTTCCCGATGCAGGACATGGAGATCCAGTACGGCGCCTCGCTCACGGTGCGCGAGTCGCAGATGGCCGTGTTCGTGAACGAGGGCAAGGTGGCCGACGTCTTCGGCCCGGGGATGTACAAGCTCACCACGCAGACCATCCCGGTGCTGACCTACCTGCGCAACTGGGACAAGCTGTTCGAGTCGCCGTTCAAGAGTGACGTCTATTTCTTCTCCACCCGCCAGCAAATCGACCAGCGCTGGGGCACGCCGCAGCCGATCACCATCCGCGACAAGGATTTCGGCGCCGTGCGGCTGCGCGCCTTCGGCAACTACAGCTACACCATCGCCGACCCGGCCCAGTTCTACCAGAAGATCTCGGGCACGCGCGAGGCCTACACGGTGGCCGACCTGGACGGGCAGTTGCGCGGCCTGATCCTGCAGCACATCTCGGACGCGATCGCGCAAAGCGGCCTGCCCTTCCTGGACCTGGCGGCCAACCAGATCGAGTTCGCGCGCGCGCTGGCCACCGAACTCGAGCCGGCCTTCGCCGCCATCGGCCTGAAGCTGGAAGGCATGACGGTGCAGAACCTGTCGCTGCCCGAGGAACTGCAGAAGATCCTGGACCAGCGCATCGGCATGGGCATGGTCGGGCAGGACATGAACAAGTTCGTGCAGTACCAGACCGGCCAGGCCATCCCCGAGATGGCCAAGGGCGCGGCGGCCGGCGGCGGCGGCGTGGCCGGCGACGCGATGGGCCTGGGCGCGGGCCTGGCCATGGGCCAGGTGCTGGCGCAGAACCTGCAAAAGGGACTGCAGGGCGGCGCGGTCCCGCCGGACGCCGCGGCGGCCGCCGTCAAGCCTGAGGACGTGATGGCCACGCTCGAGAAACTGGGTGAGCTCAAGGCCAAGGGCATCCTGACGCAGGAAGAGTTCGACGCCAAGAAGACCGAGCTCTTGAAGAAGCTGGTCTGA
- a CDS encoding NADP-dependent malic enzyme, translating into MPPTEAANETEKRHELRKAALEYHEFPTPGKVAIHATKQLINQHDLALAYSPGVAAPCEEIVKDSANAFRYTNRANLVGVVTNGTAVLGLGDIGPMAAKPVMEGKGVLFKKFAGIDVFDIEINEKQDLDKLVDIIAALEPTFGGINLEDIKAPDCFYVERKLRERMKIPVFHDDQHGTAIVVGAAIINGLKIVGKDLAKVKLVTSGAGAAALACLNLLLKLGLPRENIYATDLAGVVYEGRKELMDEDKVQFAQKTSARTLAEIIEGADVFLGLSAAGVLKPEMVRTMAARPLILALANPNPEISPEEVKAVRDDAIMATGRTDYPNQVNNVLCFPYIFRGALDSGATTITVEMEIAAVHAIADLAQAEQSEVVAAAYAGQQLAFGPEYLIPKPFDPRLMIKIAPAVAKAAADSGVALRPIRDWDAYRDKLQSFVYASGTTMKPIFTAAKSAQKKRVALCEGEEERVLRAAQIVVDEGIARPTLIGRPAVIAQRIEKFGLRLKEELDYDVVNVEHDDRYRDFWQTYHRMTERKGVTVQMAKIEMRRRLTLIGSMLLYKDQVDGMICGTWGTTPIHLAYVDQVIGRRPGVNTYACMNGLMLPGRQVFLVDTHVNYDPSAAQLAEITLLAAEEMVRFGIQPKVALLSHSNFGSSGQPSALKMRETLGLLREQAPWLDVDGEMHGDVALDSAARRRIMPNGTLSGDANLLVLPNIDAANISYNLLKTAAGGNIAVGPVLLGAGKPVHILTASATVRRIVNMVALTVADANAAR; encoded by the coding sequence ATGCCCCCGACCGAAGCGGCCAACGAGACCGAAAAACGCCACGAACTGCGGAAAGCCGCGCTGGAGTACCACGAGTTCCCGACGCCGGGGAAGGTGGCGATCCATGCCACCAAGCAGCTGATCAACCAGCACGACCTCGCGCTGGCCTATTCGCCCGGCGTGGCCGCACCCTGCGAGGAGATCGTCAAGGACTCGGCCAACGCCTTCCGCTACACCAACCGCGCCAACCTGGTGGGGGTGGTGACCAACGGCACCGCCGTGCTGGGGCTGGGCGACATCGGGCCGATGGCGGCCAAGCCGGTGATGGAGGGCAAGGGCGTGCTCTTCAAGAAGTTCGCCGGCATCGACGTGTTCGACATCGAGATCAACGAGAAGCAGGACCTCGACAAGCTGGTCGACATCATCGCGGCGCTGGAGCCCACCTTCGGCGGCATCAACCTGGAAGACATCAAGGCGCCCGACTGCTTCTACGTCGAGCGCAAGCTGCGCGAGCGTATGAAGATCCCGGTCTTCCATGACGACCAGCACGGCACCGCCATCGTGGTGGGCGCGGCCATCATCAACGGCCTGAAGATCGTCGGCAAGGACCTCGCCAAGGTCAAGCTCGTGACCTCCGGCGCCGGCGCCGCGGCGCTGGCCTGCCTGAACCTGCTGCTCAAGCTCGGCCTGCCGCGCGAAAACATCTACGCCACCGACCTGGCCGGCGTCGTGTACGAAGGGCGCAAGGAGCTGATGGACGAGGACAAGGTCCAGTTCGCGCAGAAGACCTCGGCGCGCACGCTGGCCGAAATCATCGAGGGCGCCGATGTGTTCCTGGGGCTGTCGGCCGCCGGCGTGCTCAAGCCGGAGATGGTGCGCACCATGGCGGCCCGGCCGCTGATCCTGGCGCTGGCCAATCCCAACCCGGAGATCTCGCCGGAAGAGGTGAAGGCGGTGCGCGACGACGCCATCATGGCCACCGGCCGCACCGACTACCCGAACCAGGTCAACAACGTCCTGTGCTTCCCCTACATCTTCCGCGGCGCGCTCGATTCGGGCGCGACCACCATCACCGTGGAGATGGAGATCGCCGCCGTGCATGCGATCGCCGATCTGGCGCAGGCCGAGCAGAGCGAGGTGGTGGCCGCGGCCTACGCCGGCCAGCAGCTGGCCTTCGGCCCCGAGTACCTGATCCCCAAGCCGTTCGACCCGCGCCTGATGATCAAGATCGCGCCGGCGGTGGCCAAGGCGGCGGCGGACAGCGGCGTGGCGCTGCGCCCGATCCGCGACTGGGACGCCTACCGCGACAAGCTGCAGAGCTTCGTGTATGCCTCCGGCACCACGATGAAGCCGATCTTCACCGCCGCCAAGTCGGCCCAGAAGAAGCGCGTGGCGCTGTGCGAAGGCGAGGAAGAGCGCGTTCTGCGCGCCGCCCAGATCGTGGTGGACGAGGGCATCGCGCGGCCGACCCTGATCGGGCGCCCGGCGGTGATCGCCCAGCGCATCGAGAAGTTCGGGCTGCGGCTGAAGGAAGAGCTCGACTACGACGTCGTCAACGTCGAGCACGACGACCGCTACCGCGATTTCTGGCAGACCTACCACCGCATGACCGAGCGCAAGGGCGTCACGGTCCAGATGGCCAAGATCGAGATGCGCCGCCGCCTCACGCTGATCGGCTCGATGCTGCTGTACAAGGACCAGGTGGACGGCATGATCTGCGGCACTTGGGGCACCACGCCGATCCACCTGGCGTACGTGGACCAGGTGATCGGCCGCCGCCCGGGCGTCAACACCTATGCCTGCATGAACGGGCTGATGCTGCCGGGCCGCCAGGTCTTCCTGGTGGACACGCACGTCAACTACGACCCCAGCGCGGCCCAGCTGGCCGAGATCACCCTGCTGGCGGCCGAGGAGATGGTGCGCTTCGGCATCCAGCCCAAGGTGGCGCTGCTGTCGCACTCGAACTTCGGCTCCAGCGGCCAGCCCAGCGCGCTGAAGATGCGCGAGACGCTGGGCTTGCTGCGCGAACAGGCGCCCTGGCTCGATGTTGACGGCGAGATGCACGGCGATGTCGCGCTCGACAGCGCGGCACGCCGGCGCATCATGCCCAACGGCACGCTGTCAGGCGACGCCAACCTGCTGGTGTTGCCCAATATCGACGCAGCCAATATTTCTTACAACCTGCTCAAGACCGCGGCCGGCGGCAACATCGCGGTCGGCCCGGTGCTGCTGGGTGCGGGCAAGCCTGTCCACATCCTGACGGCCAGCGCGACCGTACGGCGCATTGTCAACATGGTCGCCCTCACGGTGGCCGACGCCAATGCGGCGCGATAA
- a CDS encoding ribonuclease domain-containing protein, with product MTRIAAVKFALTSVFLAAAISGPPAQARKPSDRPEASSAAVIRVAELPAPGRQTYALIFQGGPFPYDKDGVVFGNRERLLPAAQRGFYREYTVPTPGSRDRGARRIVCGGPAKTPQACYYTADHYASFRMIVE from the coding sequence ATGACGCGCATCGCCGCGGTCAAGTTTGCGCTAACTAGCGTCTTCCTGGCAGCAGCGATCAGTGGGCCCCCGGCGCAAGCCAGGAAGCCGTCGGACCGTCCCGAAGCCAGCAGCGCAGCCGTCATCCGTGTGGCTGAACTGCCGGCACCAGGCCGCCAGACCTATGCGCTCATCTTCCAGGGTGGACCGTTTCCCTACGACAAGGATGGCGTGGTGTTTGGCAACCGCGAGCGTTTGCTTCCGGCCGCCCAGCGCGGGTTCTACCGCGAGTACACCGTGCCGACGCCGGGGTCGCGCGACCGTGGAGCACGGCGCATCGTGTGTGGAGGTCCGGCGAAAACGCCGCAGGCTTGTTATTACACCGCTGACCATTACGCCAGTTTTCGAATGATCGTGGAGTGA